The Candidatus Edwardsbacteria bacterium genome has a segment encoding these proteins:
- the groL gene encoding chaperonin GroEL (60 kDa chaperone family; promotes refolding of misfolded polypeptides especially under stressful conditions; forms two stacked rings of heptamers to form a barrel-shaped 14mer; ends can be capped by GroES; misfolded proteins enter the barrel where they are refolded when GroES binds) yields MANGKMIEYDVKAREALKRGVDKLANAVKVTLGPKGRNVVLDKKFGSPLVTKDGVTVAKEIELEDPFENMGAQMVKEVASKTSDIAGDGTTTATVLAQAICREGIKNVTAGANPMDLKRGIDLAVETVIAEIKKISKPTKGKAEISNVATISANNDRTIGDLIADAMEKVGKDGVITVEEAKGMDTTLETVEGMQFDRGYISPYFVTNAERMEAVLEDAYILIYDKKISAMKELLPILEKVAQVGKPMMIIAEDLEGEAMATLVVNKLRGTLQVCAVKAPGFGDRRKEMLKDIEILTGGKVISEELGFKLENTVIGDLGRAKRITVDKDNTTIVEGAGKTKDIQARIGQIRAQIEETKSDYDKEKLQERLAKLAGGVAVINVGAPTETAMKEKKARVEDALHATRAAVEEGIIPGGGVAFIRAIPALDGIKAKGDVKIGVDIIRRSLEEPMRQIANNAGVEGAVIVDEIKKNTTPSVGYNADKDKVEDLVEAGVIDPTKVARIALQNAASIAGLLLTTECVIADKPKEEKPMPMPQGGGGYGDMY; encoded by the coding sequence GGCCCGGGAAGCCCTGAAAAGGGGCGTGGACAAGCTGGCCAACGCCGTCAAGGTGACCCTGGGACCCAAGGGCCGCAACGTGGTCCTGGATAAGAAATTCGGGTCGCCGCTGGTGACCAAGGACGGCGTGACCGTGGCCAAGGAGATCGAGCTGGAGGATCCCTTTGAGAACATGGGCGCCCAGATGGTCAAGGAAGTGGCCTCCAAGACCTCCGATATCGCCGGCGACGGCACCACCACCGCCACCGTGCTGGCCCAGGCCATCTGCCGCGAGGGCATCAAGAACGTCACCGCCGGGGCCAATCCCATGGACCTCAAGCGGGGCATCGACCTGGCGGTGGAGACCGTGATCGCCGAGATCAAGAAGATCTCCAAGCCCACCAAGGGCAAGGCCGAGATCTCCAACGTGGCCACCATCTCCGCCAACAACGACCGCACCATCGGCGACCTGATCGCCGACGCCATGGAGAAGGTGGGCAAGGACGGGGTCATCACGGTGGAAGAGGCCAAGGGCATGGACACCACCCTGGAGACCGTGGAGGGGATGCAGTTCGACCGGGGCTATATCTCCCCCTATTTCGTGACCAACGCCGAGCGCATGGAAGCCGTCCTGGAGGACGCCTACATCCTGATCTACGACAAGAAGATATCGGCCATGAAGGAACTGCTGCCCATCCTGGAGAAAGTGGCCCAGGTAGGCAAGCCGATGATGATCATCGCCGAGGACCTGGAGGGCGAGGCCATGGCCACCCTGGTGGTTAACAAGCTGCGGGGCACCCTGCAGGTCTGCGCCGTCAAGGCGCCGGGATTCGGCGACAGGCGCAAGGAGATGCTCAAGGACATCGAGATCCTGACCGGCGGCAAGGTGATCTCCGAGGAGCTGGGCTTCAAGCTGGAGAACACCGTCATCGGCGACCTGGGCCGGGCCAAGCGCATCACCGTCGACAAGGATAACACCACCATCGTGGAAGGCGCCGGGAAGACCAAGGACATCCAGGCCCGCATCGGCCAGATAAGGGCCCAGATCGAGGAGACCAAGAGCGACTACGACAAGGAGAAACTGCAGGAACGCCTGGCCAAGCTGGCCGGCGGCGTGGCGGTGATCAACGTGGGCGCGCCCACCGAGACCGCCATGAAGGAAAAGAAGGCCCGGGTGGAGGATGCCCTGCATGCCACCAGAGCCGCGGTGGAGGAGGGGATCATCCCCGGCGGCGGCGTGGCCTTCATCCGCGCCATACCGGCCCTGGACGGCATCAAGGCCAAGGGCGACGTCAAGATCGGGGTGGACATCATCCGCCGTTCGCTGGAAGAGCCGATGAGGCAGATCGCCAACAACGCCGGGGTGGAAGGCGCCGTGATCGTGGACGAGATCAAGAAGAACACCACCCCCAGCGTGGGCTACAACGCCGACAAGGACAAGGTGGAGGATCTGGTGGAAGCCGGAGTGATCGATCCCACCAAGGTGGCCCGGATCGCTTTGCAGAACGCGGCCTCCATCGCCGGCCTGTTGCTGACCACCGAGTGCGTAATTGCCGACAAGCCCAAGGAGGAGAAACCCATGCCGATGCCCCAGGGCGGCGGCGGATACGGGGATATGTACTAA
- a CDS encoding NADH-quinone oxidoreductase subunit L, with product MGWEFSLLATILVPIIGAFTLPLIGLASKPGRNAWAVILGLATTFFAVTLLPAAFSGETHVFQRAIGLGVDATFVVDGLSVFMAIASALISTLIIIYSLGYIKDYHYQQEYFLMVVLFLGAMMGLVFSANMILMYVFWEITGICSWRLIGFFRDKEVVIKADKAFLVTAGGAVFMLLGFALVYAKTGTFNMLDMRGFPIGGLAVALITMGIFAKSATLPFHTWLPDAGVAPTPVTALLHAAVLVKIGVYAFARIFNYTFVIPGDWQTYLMILGLISAMVSASAALIETNIKRILALSTVSQIGYIFMGLAAFNTIGVAGALLFILMHGLAKGGLFLAAGVIEHGTGTKDITKMGGLIKAMPITAVAFIMCVFSIVGVPPFGGFFSKFMVIQGIIKSNHIAIGALAIFTALLTLVYLMRLFTLVFLGEARDHSIHAHKEGTPTMVWVVASLAVLSLAAGILVKYPMDLANIAVRDVLGNPAIHDILGVLR from the coding sequence ATGGGGTGGGAATTCTCTTTGCTGGCAACGATACTGGTCCCCATCATCGGGGCCTTTACCTTGCCTTTGATAGGGCTGGCCTCCAAGCCAGGGCGCAATGCCTGGGCGGTGATTCTGGGGCTGGCCACTACTTTTTTTGCCGTTACCCTTCTGCCGGCGGCCTTCTCGGGGGAGACCCACGTCTTCCAACGGGCCATCGGACTGGGGGTGGATGCCACCTTCGTGGTGGACGGGCTGTCGGTCTTCATGGCCATCGCCTCGGCCCTGATCAGCACCCTGATCATCATCTACTCCCTGGGCTATATCAAGGACTACCACTATCAGCAGGAATACTTTCTGATGGTGGTTTTGTTTTTGGGGGCCATGATGGGCCTGGTGTTCTCGGCCAACATGATCCTGATGTACGTCTTCTGGGAGATCACCGGCATCTGCTCCTGGCGCCTGATCGGCTTCTTCCGCGACAAGGAAGTGGTGATCAAGGCCGACAAGGCCTTTTTGGTCACGGCCGGGGGGGCGGTGTTCATGCTGCTGGGTTTCGCCCTGGTCTACGCCAAGACCGGCACCTTCAACATGCTGGATATGCGCGGCTTCCCCATCGGCGGACTGGCGGTGGCTTTGATAACCATGGGCATCTTCGCCAAGAGCGCCACTCTGCCGTTCCACACCTGGCTGCCTGACGCCGGCGTGGCGCCCACCCCGGTGACCGCCCTGCTGCACGCCGCGGTGCTGGTCAAGATCGGGGTCTACGCCTTCGCCCGGATATTCAACTACACCTTCGTCATCCCCGGCGACTGGCAGACCTACCTGATGATATTGGGCCTGATCTCGGCCATGGTCTCGGCCAGCGCGGCCCTGATCGAAACGAATATAAAGCGGATCCTGGCCCTGTCCACCGTCAGCCAGATCGGCTACATCTTCATGGGCCTGGCGGCCTTCAACACCATCGGGGTGGCCGGGGCCCTGCTGTTCATCCTGATGCACGGGCTGGCCAAGGGCGGCCTCTTTTTAGCCGCCGGGGTCATCGAGCACGGCACCGGCACCAAGGACATCACCAAGATGGGCGGGCTGATCAAGGCCATGCCCATCACCGCAGTGGCCTTCATCATGTGCGTCTTCTCCATCGTGGGGGTGCCGCCTTTCGGAGGCTTCTTCTCCAAGTTCATGGTCATCCAGGGCATCATCAAGTCCAACCACATCGCCATCGGCGCCTTGGCCATCTTCACCGCCCTGCTGACATTGGTCTACCTGATGCGGCTGTTCACCCTGGTCTTTCTGGGCGAGGCCCGGGACCACAGCATCCACGCCCATAAAGAGGGCACCCCGACCATGGTCTGGGTGGTGGCCTCGCTGGCCGTCCTTTCGCTGGCCGCCGGGATCCTGGTCAAGTACCCCATGGACCTGGCCAATATCGCCGTGCGCGACGTTCTGGGAAATCCTGCCATTCATGATATATTGGGGGTATTGAGATGA
- a CDS encoding proton-conducting transporter membrane subunit: MNPNILLIPILVPIIAGVLTFILPKSVKWGKEILALIATAITMYYAAVIFKVDGEGLRLFVPWTSFGINFDLWAYHFPKFILLAAAGFEILLALYTASFMEGKERSKEYFAYFLLTAGLANGAILSNNFVLMLFFWESLLATLYGMISVGNKEAFKTATKALVISGIADFAMILGIIFAWQLSGTLTMSEIHLEPMGLGAAAFVLMGLGAMAKAGAMPFHTWIPDAAIDAPLPFMAYLPAALEKLLGIYMLGRISLEMFTIHMNSTMSLFLMTIGAVTIVLAVMMALVQKDYKKLLSFHAISQVGYMILGIGTGVPAGIVGGLFHMLNHAMYKCTLFLTGGAVEKQAGTTELKKLGGLFKLMPITGVAFWVAAFAISGVPPFNGFVSKELVFHGAVETGIMIFPIAAWIGAIFTFASFLKLGHATYFGQQSPEMPNKAPKDPGLAMTVPMLVIALGCILFGVYSKLPLKYLIQPVLEGRAILEGHAGHMEFWVFHLNWIVWVSMACLVIAFLLHKYGVKKGQGQAYLASEPIHNLPVMHTLYDWAEARVFDIYEWFVGGLLKGAAWTVFKVVDRGIDAVYERLIVFVGGVATGVLKEYHNGLYANYLAWVVGGFALLVLYLAVLVK; encoded by the coding sequence ATGAATCCGAACATTCTGCTGATACCGATCCTGGTCCCCATCATCGCCGGGGTGCTGACCTTCATCCTGCCCAAGTCCGTCAAGTGGGGCAAGGAGATCCTGGCCCTGATCGCCACCGCCATCACCATGTATTACGCGGCGGTGATATTCAAAGTGGACGGCGAGGGCCTAAGGCTGTTCGTGCCCTGGACCAGCTTCGGGATAAACTTCGACCTGTGGGCCTACCACTTTCCCAAGTTCATCCTGTTGGCGGCGGCCGGTTTCGAGATCCTGTTGGCGCTGTACACCGCCTCCTTTATGGAAGGCAAGGAACGCTCCAAGGAATATTTCGCCTACTTTCTGCTGACCGCCGGATTGGCCAACGGCGCCATCCTGTCCAACAATTTCGTGCTGATGCTGTTCTTCTGGGAGTCGCTGCTGGCCACCCTCTATGGCATGATCTCGGTGGGCAACAAGGAGGCCTTCAAGACCGCCACCAAGGCTTTGGTGATCTCCGGCATCGCCGATTTCGCCATGATCCTGGGCATCATCTTCGCCTGGCAGCTGTCCGGCACCCTGACCATGTCCGAGATCCACCTGGAGCCGATGGGCCTGGGGGCGGCCGCCTTCGTGCTGATGGGCCTGGGGGCCATGGCCAAGGCCGGCGCCATGCCGTTCCACACCTGGATCCCGGACGCCGCCATCGACGCCCCGCTGCCGTTCATGGCCTACCTGCCGGCGGCCCTGGAGAAACTGCTGGGCATCTACATGCTGGGGCGCATCTCGCTGGAGATGTTCACCATCCACATGAACAGCACCATGTCCCTCTTCCTGATGACCATCGGCGCCGTCACCATAGTCCTGGCGGTGATGATGGCCCTGGTCCAGAAGGATTACAAGAAACTGCTGTCGTTCCACGCCATCAGCCAGGTGGGCTACATGATCCTGGGCATCGGCACCGGGGTGCCGGCCGGGATCGTGGGCGGGCTGTTCCATATGCTCAACCACGCCATGTACAAGTGCACCCTGTTCCTGACCGGCGGGGCGGTGGAGAAGCAGGCCGGCACCACCGAGCTGAAAAAACTGGGCGGCCTTTTCAAATTGATGCCCATCACCGGGGTGGCCTTCTGGGTGGCGGCCTTCGCCATCTCCGGGGTGCCGCCCTTCAACGGTTTCGTATCAAAAGAGCTGGTGTTCCACGGGGCGGTGGAGACCGGCATCATGATATTTCCCATCGCCGCCTGGATCGGGGCCATCTTCACCTTCGCTTCGTTCTTAAAGCTGGGCCATGCCACCTACTTCGGACAGCAGAGTCCCGAGATGCCCAACAAGGCTCCCAAGGATCCCGGACTGGCCATGACCGTTCCCATGCTGGTGATCGCCCTGGGCTGCATCCTGTTCGGGGTCTACAGCAAACTGCCCTTAAAATACCTGATCCAGCCGGTGCTGGAGGGAAGGGCCATCCTGGAGGGCCACGCCGGGCATATGGAGTTCTGGGTATTCCACTTGAACTGGATCGTGTGGGTCTCCATGGCCTGCCTGGTGATAGCCTTCCTGCTTCATAAATACGGCGTCAAGAAGGGCCAGGGCCAGGCCTACCTGGCTTCCGAGCCCATTCACAACCTGCCGGTGATGCATACATTGTATGACTGGGCCGAGGCCCGGGTGTTCGACATCTACGAGTGGTTCGTGGGTGGCCTGCTCAAAGGCGCCGCCTGGACGGTGTTCAAGGTGGTGGACCGCGGGATCGACGCCGTCTACGAGAGGCTGATCGTATTCGTCGGCGGGGTGGCCACCGGGGTGCTCAAGGAATACCACAACGGGCTGTATGCCAATTATCTGGCCTGGGTGGTGGGGGGATTCGCCCTGCTGGTGCTGTACCTGGCGGTCCTGGTCAAATAA
- a CDS encoding proton-conducting transporter membrane subunit, whose protein sequence is MLLLFIVIPLAMAALMPLVSRLWKGLPDILGVATMAALLALGLSQIRLISAGHRILWDAAAIGLPLKAGLMLDGFSLLLLLTISLISLFACIYSINYMEHYGAKGSYYALFLLMVAGMNGLVLTVDLFNMYVFLEVAAVASYALVAFGQKHDEVEAAFKYLMLSVVATTGILLAMSFIYLMTGTMNFKELGLMVGTGMSLKLIGLCLALFLMGFGLKAAMVPFHAWLPDAHPSAPAPISAMLSGVLIKVSGIYALTRVVYDIFGLPASVSQAMIWLGVASMVIGAVIALGQNDFKRMLAYSSISQIGYIVVGLGLGTPLGIMGALFHLFNHATFKSLLFLDAGATEYATGTRDLSKLGGVGHKMPITSLTTTIGTFSIAGIPPFNGFWSKLLIIVALVEANHVGVAAIAIATSILTLWYFLLMQRKAFFGKLAAGLEKVKEVPFYMALATFCLAALCLLVGLFYPWVTAKLIQPGMIALSNSIGANGFSMFGQ, encoded by the coding sequence ATGTTGCTTTTATTCATAGTCATACCCCTGGCCATGGCCGCCCTGATGCCTCTGGTCTCCCGGCTGTGGAAGGGCCTGCCCGACATCCTGGGGGTGGCCACCATGGCGGCCCTGCTGGCCCTGGGCCTGTCGCAGATCCGCCTGATATCGGCCGGGCACCGCATCCTGTGGGATGCCGCGGCCATCGGCCTGCCCCTCAAGGCCGGACTGATGCTGGACGGCTTCTCGCTGCTGCTGCTTTTGACCATCAGCCTGATCTCGCTGTTCGCCTGCATCTATTCCATCAATTACATGGAACACTACGGGGCCAAGGGTTCGTACTACGCCCTGTTCCTGCTGATGGTGGCCGGGATGAACGGGCTGGTGCTGACCGTCGACCTGTTCAACATGTACGTCTTCCTGGAGGTGGCGGCGGTGGCCTCGTACGCTTTGGTGGCCTTCGGCCAGAAGCACGACGAGGTGGAGGCGGCCTTCAAGTACCTGATGCTGTCCGTTGTCGCCACCACCGGCATCCTGCTGGCCATGTCCTTCATCTACCTGATGACCGGCACCATGAACTTCAAGGAGCTGGGCCTGATGGTGGGAACCGGCATGAGCCTAAAACTGATCGGCCTGTGCCTGGCCCTGTTCCTGATGGGCTTCGGCCTGAAGGCGGCCATGGTGCCGTTCCATGCCTGGCTGCCGGACGCCCATCCCTCGGCCCCGGCGCCCATCTCGGCCATGCTGTCCGGGGTGCTGATCAAGGTCTCCGGCATCTACGCCCTGACCCGGGTGGTCTACGACATCTTCGGCCTGCCGGCCTCGGTCTCCCAGGCCATGATCTGGCTGGGGGTGGCCTCGATGGTCATCGGCGCGGTGATCGCCCTGGGGCAGAACGATTTCAAGCGGATGCTGGCCTATTCGTCCATCAGCCAGATCGGCTACATCGTGGTGGGCCTGGGGCTGGGAACCCCGCTGGGGATCATGGGGGCCCTGTTCCATCTGTTCAACCACGCCACTTTCAAGAGCCTGCTGTTTCTTGACGCCGGAGCCACCGAGTATGCCACCGGCACCAGGGACCTCTCCAAGCTGGGCGGGGTGGGCCATAAAATGCCCATCACCAGCCTGACCACCACCATCGGGACCTTCTCCATCGCCGGGATCCCGCCCTTCAACGGTTTCTGGAGCAAACTGCTGATAATCGTGGCCCTGGTGGAGGCCAATCATGTCGGCGTGGCCGCCATCGCCATAGCCACCAGCATCCTGACCCTGTGGTACTTTTTGCTGATGCAGCGGAAGGCCTTCTTCGGCAAGCTGGCGGCCGGTTTGGAGAAGGTCAAGGAAGTGCCGTTCTACATGGCACTGGCCACCTTCTGCCTGGCGGCCCTGTGCCTGCTGGTGGGCCTGTTCTACCCCTGGGTCACCGCCAAGCTGATCCAGCCGGGGATGATCGCCCTGAGCAATTCCATCGGTGCCAACGGGTTTTCAATGTTCGGACAATAA
- a CDS encoding NADH-quinone oxidoreductase subunit K translates to MVMINLIFVGLLFFIGLYCLLTSRNMIKLLIGLEIMAKSAVLSFITAGYARGETFFSQSLVITFIVIEVSIVAVALALVINAYKNTGNLDVRSLTRLKG, encoded by the coding sequence ATGGTAATGATCAATCTGATATTCGTCGGCCTGCTGTTCTTCATCGGGCTGTACTGCCTGCTGACCAGCCGCAACATGATCAAACTGCTGATCGGCCTGGAGATCATGGCCAAGTCGGCGGTGCTGTCCTTTATCACCGCCGGGTATGCCCGGGGGGAGACCTTCTTCTCCCAGAGCCTGGTGATCACCTTCATCGTGATCGAGGTCTCCATCGTGGCGGTGGCCCTGGCCCTGGTGATCAACGCCTATAAGAACACCGGAAATCTGGATGTCCGCAGCCTGACCAGGCTGAAAGGGTAG
- the nuoB gene encoding NADH-quinone oxidoreductase subunit NuoB, with translation MALEKLVKWSRVSSPWLLHFNSGACNGCDIETLAALMPRFDLERFGALLKSTPRHADVLVCTGAVTRQQAARLKRIYEQMAEPKFVVAVGACACSGNVFRGCYSVLEGVDQVIPVNAYVPGCAAKPDAIIDGVAKLLGALKNG, from the coding sequence ATGGCTTTAGAAAAACTGGTCAAATGGTCCCGGGTGTCGTCCCCCTGGCTGCTCCATTTCAACAGCGGAGCCTGCAACGGATGCGACATCGAAACCCTGGCCGCCCTGATGCCCCGGTTCGATCTGGAGCGCTTCGGGGCCCTGCTTAAATCCACCCCCCGCCACGCCGATGTGCTGGTGTGCACCGGGGCGGTGACCCGCCAGCAGGCCGCCCGCCTGAAGAGGATCTACGAGCAGATGGCCGAGCCCAAGTTCGTGGTGGCGGTGGGCGCCTGCGCCTGCTCCGGCAACGTCTTCCGGGGATGTTACAGCGTGCTGGAGGGGGTCGATCAGGTGATTCCGGTCAATGCCTACGTCCCCGGCTGCGCGGCCAAGCCCGACGCCATCATCGACGGGGTGGCCAAGCTGCTGGGCGCTTTGAAGAACGGATAA
- a CDS encoding NADH-quinone oxidoreductase subunit C, whose product MTFEEIKKILEENLKGKIKELINPFPRRITLWVDKSDAVEACRVLKEKAGFYHLSTITGRDTGDKLEALYHFAQNGMALTLRLQTDRIDPKLPTTIAVYPGAIFYEREVHDLVGINFEGHPDMRPLVLPDDWPQGVYPLRKDWKYNREKGAIE is encoded by the coding sequence ATGACCTTTGAGGAAATAAAAAAGATCCTGGAGGAAAATCTGAAGGGCAAGATCAAGGAGCTGATCAACCCCTTCCCCCGCCGGATTACTTTATGGGTGGACAAGTCCGATGCTGTGGAGGCCTGCCGGGTGCTTAAGGAGAAGGCCGGATTCTACCACCTGTCCACCATCACCGGCCGGGATACCGGGGACAAGCTGGAGGCCCTGTATCACTTCGCCCAGAACGGCATGGCCCTGACCCTGCGCCTCCAGACCGACCGGATCGATCCGAAACTGCCGACCACCATAGCGGTCTATCCCGGGGCGATATTCTACGAAAGGGAGGTCCACGACCTGGTGGGCATAAATTTTGAAGGCCATCCCGATATGCGCCCGCTGGTCCTGCCCGATGACTGGCCCCAGGGGGTTTACCCGCTCCGAAAAGACTGGAAGTATAACCGGGAGAAAGGAGCCATAGAATGA
- a CDS encoding nickel-dependent hydrogenase large subunit, with the protein MSTFILPVGPQHPALKEPTSFRFLVDGETVVDADLRLGYNHRGIEKGCEERTYIQDLFLLERVCGICSNVHMTVFAQGVEKLMGIEPPKRGLFIRCLMGELERVHSHLLWLGVAGHEVGFDTFFMYTWRDREIVEDILEMISGNRVNYGMQTFGGVRRDLDEMQIKKALDGIAALKARTPYYLNIGATEPTLVARIAGVGVLPKAKALELNAAGPTTRASGVNFDVRQDDPYAGFGEHIPFNIVTDEGGDVLARVVVRAKELMESYNICEYILKNLPSGEIRVKAPRKVPEGEVVSRAEAQRGECIHYIRSNGTDKPDRVKVRAPTLANWPATLYMLRGGYVADIPIVMAAIDPCLSCTDRMAIITDPKGNQKVWNWETLRQYGIDFYRNRGIKL; encoded by the coding sequence ATGAGCACATTTATATTGCCAGTAGGCCCACAGCATCCGGCTTTAAAAGAGCCCACCTCATTCCGTTTCCTGGTGGACGGCGAGACGGTGGTCGATGCCGATCTCCGCTTGGGCTATAACCACCGGGGCATAGAGAAGGGCTGCGAGGAACGGACCTATATCCAGGACCTTTTCCTGCTGGAAAGGGTCTGCGGAATCTGCTCCAATGTCCACATGACCGTCTTCGCCCAGGGGGTGGAGAAGCTGATGGGCATCGAGCCGCCCAAACGGGGCCTGTTCATCCGCTGCCTGATGGGCGAGCTGGAGAGGGTCCATTCCCACCTGCTGTGGCTGGGGGTGGCCGGGCACGAGGTGGGCTTCGACACCTTCTTCATGTACACCTGGCGGGACCGCGAGATCGTCGAAGATATCCTGGAGATGATCTCCGGCAACCGGGTCAATTACGGCATGCAGACCTTCGGCGGGGTGCGGCGGGACCTGGACGAGATGCAGATCAAAAAAGCCCTGGACGGCATCGCCGCCCTCAAGGCCCGGACCCCGTATTACCTGAATATCGGGGCCACCGAGCCGACCTTGGTGGCCAGGATCGCCGGGGTTGGGGTATTGCCAAAGGCCAAGGCCCTGGAGCTTAACGCCGCCGGGCCGACCACCCGGGCTTCCGGGGTCAATTTCGACGTCCGCCAGGACGATCCCTATGCCGGCTTCGGCGAGCATATTCCCTTCAACATCGTCACCGATGAGGGCGGGGACGTGCTGGCCAGGGTGGTGGTTCGGGCCAAGGAACTGATGGAATCATACAATATCTGCGAATACATCCTCAAGAACCTGCCCTCCGGCGAGATTCGGGTCAAGGCCCCCCGCAAGGTTCCCGAGGGAGAGGTGGTCAGCCGGGCCGAGGCCCAGCGGGGCGAGTGCATTCACTATATCCGCTCCAACGGCACCGACAAGCCGGACCGGGTGAAGGTCAGGGCCCCCACCTTGGCCAACTGGCCGGCCACCCTGTACATGCTGCGGGGCGGCTATGTGGCCGATATCCCCATCGTGATGGCGGCCATCGATCCCTGCCTGTCATGCACCGACCGGATGGCCATCATCACCGACCCCAAGGGCAATCAGAAGGTCTGGAACTGGGAGACCCTGCGCCAGTACGGGATAGATTTCTACCGCAACCGCGGAATCAAGCTATAA
- a CDS encoding complex I subunit 1 family protein: MDILKIFLYLLVYPGLLFLFFYSTFVEWVDRKLYAKFQNRMGPMHTGSHGILQPIADFVKLMAKEDIVPQEADKKLFNAVPILALTSVLTAGLLLPVWHFSPTFQSATSFQGDIIVIAYLLSLPSFAYFLAGWASASMYAAIGGVRVLTLLFAYEVPMFLAILSPAVMAGSWRMAEIAAYYQANPWHLLINIFAFAVAVITLQAKLERVPFDIPHAETEVVGGAFTEYSGRKLAMFRLLADIQMVVGAGMIAALFLGGFPGGLIPGFIWFIVKTLIVVFILSAMRAVTARLRIDQMISFSWKWLAPLALLQLVIVIFLKGYLQ; encoded by the coding sequence ATGGATATATTGAAAATATTTCTCTATCTGCTGGTCTATCCTGGCCTGCTGTTCCTGTTCTTCTATTCCACTTTCGTGGAGTGGGTGGACCGGAAATTATACGCCAAGTTTCAGAACCGGATGGGCCCCATGCATACCGGGAGCCACGGAATCCTGCAGCCCATCGCCGATTTTGTCAAGCTGATGGCCAAGGAGGATATCGTTCCCCAGGAGGCCGATAAAAAGCTGTTCAATGCCGTTCCCATACTGGCCCTGACCTCGGTGCTGACCGCCGGGCTGCTGTTGCCGGTGTGGCATTTCAGCCCTACCTTCCAGTCGGCCACCTCTTTCCAGGGGGATATCATCGTCATTGCCTACCTGTTGTCGCTTCCCAGCTTCGCTTATTTTCTGGCCGGCTGGGCCTCGGCCAGCATGTACGCCGCCATCGGCGGGGTCCGGGTGCTGACCCTGTTGTTCGCCTACGAGGTTCCGATGTTCCTGGCCATCCTGTCCCCGGCGGTGATGGCCGGCAGCTGGAGAATGGCTGAGATCGCCGCCTACTATCAGGCCAACCCCTGGCATCTGCTGATCAACATCTTCGCTTTCGCCGTGGCGGTGATCACCCTGCAGGCCAAACTGGAGCGGGTGCCGTTCGACATCCCCCATGCCGAGACCGAGGTGGTGGGCGGCGCCTTTACCGAATATTCCGGCCGCAAGCTGGCCATGTTCCGCCTGCTGGCCGACATCCAGATGGTGGTGGGCGCCGGCATGATCGCCGCTTTATTTCTGGGCGGCTTCCCGGGAGGGCTGATCCCCGGGTTCATCTGGTTCATTGTCAAGACCCTGATCGTGGTCTTCATCCTGTCCGCCATGCGGGCGGTGACCGCCCGGCTCCGGATCGACCAGATGATTTCCTTCAGCTGGAAATGGCTGGCCCCGCTGGCCCTGCTGCAACTGGTAATCGTAATATTCTTGAAGGGGTATCTGCAATGA
- a CDS encoding 4Fe-4S binding protein, whose amino-acid sequence MSLRLGAMLPEVLKHLFKKPATVQYPFQKIGVPKGFRGHPVMDPNLCIGCQMCVKDCPSEALEIRKESETTDEAGKVSKRFSMTFYLDRCSHCAQCAEVCPKKAIHMNTEFEDAAFDRGALKIVYK is encoded by the coding sequence ATGAGTTTAAGATTAGGAGCGATGCTGCCCGAGGTGCTAAAGCACCTGTTCAAAAAACCGGCCACCGTCCAGTATCCTTTCCAGAAGATCGGGGTGCCCAAGGGCTTCCGGGGCCATCCGGTGATGGACCCCAATCTGTGCATCGGCTGCCAGATGTGCGTCAAGGACTGCCCCTCCGAGGCTCTGGAGATCCGCAAGGAGTCCGAGACCACCGATGAGGCCGGCAAGGTTTCCAAGAGGTTCTCCATGACCTTCTACCTGGACCGCTGTTCCCACTGCGCCCAGTGCGCCGAGGTCTGCCCCAAGAAGGCCATTCACATGAATACCGAGTTCGAGGATGCCGCCTTCGACCGCGGAGCGCTGAAGATCGTTTATAAATAA